Within the Malus sylvestris chromosome 4, drMalSylv7.2, whole genome shotgun sequence genome, the region TTGGATTATAAGTAACTGTTCAACTAATCAGCTCCAACGATGCATGCTCAATACCTCATCGCGGCAATcctccctctcctcctccttgtcGCAACAGCTTCGCCTACTGGTTGGCTGCCGATAAAGAACACCAGCGACCCAAAAGTGGTAGAGATAGCAACCTTTGCAGTCACAGAGTACAATAAGAACACCACAAAGAAATTGGTTTTTGTAAATGTGGTACAAG harbors:
- the LOC126618304 gene encoding cysteine proteinase inhibitor 5-like, giving the protein MHAQYLIAAILPLLLLVATASPTGWLPIKNTSDPKVVEIATFAVTEYNKNTTKKLVFVNVVQGKILDISTEGKYVNLNLTAKNVSLPSSVAKYRAFVWDNPFYGNLLSSFSKVGN